From the Populus nigra chromosome 13, ddPopNigr1.1, whole genome shotgun sequence genome, the window cgtgattaatttttatatatattttttattattattttaatatgatattattaaaaataaaatttaaaaaataaaaaaagttattttaaaatatttttattaaaaatcattttaaaaaacaactatcagATTCTCATACAtctccttatttttatgatccaattatatttaaaattttttttaacattttaatattaatatgttaaatatcaaaaataaatttttaaatatatatatattattttaatatattttcaagtaaaatcactataatatttataataaacagtgaaaaaaaagaaaaagtcaatCTCAAATCTTCCTTTAACAGGACTGTCTCCCACATGAAGCTTGTATCTTGAACAACTAAAATTTCTGATAGAATTCATGAGACTTTACCAAATCATCAGGACAAAAACAAGCCTCAATTCTCTGAGAAGCCCTctaattattctaatttttctaatttgaccATCTCATTAACGCAAATGTTTTAGTTTAACCCCTGAAATCACTTTCTGTTAAATACAATAACCAACTAACTAAAACCTGAAAGCCCGCCTTTCCAGTTTCTGTGCTTCCCTTCCTTCTCTCCCTCTCAAAAGATTCACATCACCTCTTCCTCAAGAAACTCTCCGTTTTCAAGAATGGTATCCACTACTTCATCATCACCACCACCGCGTCGAGTTTCAGCTAGGCCACCATCACGCTCCCTTCTGCCTTTGCGCTTCAAGGCCAAACTACTTCCAGGCCGCGGAAACCCGAGTAAATCAAGAAACTGGTCACGGCCATCACCATCAAGACTAGGACCATCATCATTGAGCTCACAGGAGTCACCATTACCCTTAGTTTCTCCACTGTCGCGATCATCCCCGTATTCAACCAGGGATTATCTCAGAAGTAAAGCCATACAAATCCTGGAGTCACCAGATGCTTTACCtcttactttttttcttaatgaacTTAACTTCTCTGAAAACTCCATTGATTTAATGAATGCTCGAAAACTCTTGAATTACCTTAAAAAGAACTACCTTACTTCCTTCTGTCTTTGCCTTGTTTCTTACTTAAAATTTTGCGCCATTGAATTTGTGAATTGCAAGGAATGTGCCTTTGATGTCCTATGCCAGATTCTTACAGAAAATGAGCATGGTCTTTGGCAGAAAACCTCCTTCATGAATAAAGAACTCAAATCTGCACTTCTTGATTGTTTGAATACAGAGAGTTCAATAAAGATCTTGCATAAAATTCTCGATTTTGTCGTCACCATTGCTACTAAAGAAGTAAGACTTGGAAATGAATGGCCTGAGCTTCTTGAGTTTGTTTATGTATCTATTGGTTCTGGTTCTGATTCTGATTCTGATTTTGAAGAGAAATTGAAGTGTGCGATTTCTTTGCTTTATAAGTTGATCCCACAATGTGCTGTCGAAGATTTGGTTATTAGCATTGATTCCTTTTATGATAGTTTAATGGATATATTTGATTCTGAAGAAATGAGTTTAGAGGTACAGGTTCAGGCAGCTCTTGCCTCAAATCGTTTTCTTTGTTACTGGACGAATCGGTCAGACCATGATAGATATAGTACTGTCCTTTTGGTTAAAATAGTGTTGACCATTTCCACTTTGATCGAGCATAGATCAGACAAAGATATACAGGCGGTGGTCAATGAATTGACTGTGTTGGTAAAGGAGAAGCCATGGTCTTTGAGTAGCCAATTTGATTATCTGGTTCTATCTGTGCTTAGGATCGTGGATGGAGTTGAACTTCAAGACAGAACAAAAATTATTGCATTAGAATTTGTGGTTGCTTTATCTGAAAAAAGAGTTGAAGGTCGACGAATGTTGCGAAGATCACAATATATAATCCCAAAGTTACTTGAAAAGATTTTGTTTCTGCTTGCAAATTTAGAAGATGACCCAGAAAGCGGAACTGCAGAGACTGACATCCAGAATCTGCCTGTGGTAAGGTGCTTGGCTAGAATTGCAGCTGCCTTAGGTGGGGAAGTTCTCGTGAATAATTTCCCCAAATTATTTGCAATTCATTTTGGCGCTGAAGATTGGCAGAGCCGCCATGCTGCTGTTCTTTTCCTTGGCATTGTTGCAGAGAAATGTTCAAAGCCAAAGGTCTCTGAACTTTCCCTCTTCTTTCCATTCTatatgttttgttaattgattctAGTTCTTGTGGGTTCATTGGATTTAAAAATCATCCCTAAGGTTCTACAATGCAGGAGTTGAAACATGGTTGGAATCAAATGGCTGGAAGAATTATCTTAAGTGTCAAAGAAGACATACACCCTCATGTGCGTTGGGCAGCTTTATatacaataaaacaattttCCAAGCATTTGAAACCTGAATTTCAAGACAAGTACCATGAAAAGGTGATGCCTGCATTAACCAAAGCCATGGATGATTTCAATAATCCCCGTGTTCAGGTACCTCGATTCCTGAAATAGCAAATCCTGACTTAACCTTGTAACACCAGTAGCCTGTTACCATCTTTCACCCCTAGACGCTTTATATCCTTGATTCTTCTGGTTTTACTAATTATTTCTCCAGGTGCAAGCTTATTTAGCGTTGTTCGACTTCACCTGGAACTGTTCATCAAGTACTCTGAAACCTCACCTGAAGGAAATTGTCAACAAATtgctcaaacaattacaggtaTATTACCTGCTGTACAATTCATTCTACCTATGTATGTACTGTGTGCAcccttgtttataatgcatttaGACACTACTGTTTATAATGCATTTAGACACTACTGTTTATAATGCAGAAAGTAAATCATACGGTCCAGGGCGAAACTTTAAAAGTTTTGTCAGCAGTTGCTCATTCATCACAGGTACTACTTGATTATTGATATTCATTTAAtccaagtttttgttttcttagctATATTCTACCTTCTTGTTTGACACTGCAGGATCACTTTGCAGAGTATTATAGTAGTGTCATGCCTTATCTTAAAGTTATAATGACGACTGCAAATGAGGAACTTGATCACAACCATCTTGCCGATTCCGTGGAGTGCATAACTATGGTTTGGTTGGCTGTAGGCAAGGATAAGATCAGATCTGATATTGAAATGGTAATggtcaataacaatttttatagaaatttaaaCTGGTTGTGGTTGCTGTCAGAATAGACCTCCTGAAGTCAGTCCATAACTAAAACCAATTGGATTTATTTCttagttggaatggccaaatgATCTATAATTGTGAGATATTGGCTTGCTAACTGTTTATTATCTCATACAAGGTTGTGCAATTGCTCCTCTCTTTACAAGGATCAAAATTAGAGGAAAATGATCCAATGAGAAGTCAACTGTTGCAAGTATGTCATTGTTACTTTTCCAGTTTCATTTCAAACATAAAGGCAGCATTTCCCATTTATACCTGCTTTTTATCTAACACAAATCTATAACCACGTTTCAGGCATGGGCCAGACTCGGGAAATGCTTGGGACATGAATTCAAACCTTATATGAGTGTTGCCATTCCGCGGTTGCTTAAATCTGCTAAAATTGGATCATATGTCATTATACCTGAGAATCCTGACGATGTTGAAGAATCGGATGGCAGGTAGGCTTTTCAGTCGAGGATTTTTCCTAGATTTCTGTAATGAATAATTTactgtcaatatttttttttctggtttttgaTACTTGTAGAGACCATGCTAGAATGCAGGAAGCTATGCTCCAAAATTGAGAATGTTTTTCCTTTAGCTTGACACCTTCAGAAGAAATGATTTTGATAATAAGAGAGATTTTTTTGGTGATTCAAGTTATGATAACAGCGAGCCGACATTAGGATTTTTAGCCCTTTTCTTTTGCTGAGGAATCTATGATTTTTACAGTATCAGGGCCCTGATTCTTGGAGATAGAAAGATTTGGATCAAAACTAAGGTCCTGGAGGAGAAACTCACAGCTTGTAAAGGGCTGTATTTACTGGCTGATGAGTTGAAGGAAGGCCTTTCAGTATGGATTGAAAAGGTTGGTTATGTAACACTGCAAATGATTCTCCTTTCTTGAATCTCTTCAAAAAAATTGGAAATAACTTACAATGCAATGATCAATAATATGTGTAGGTTGCTCGGACTTTAGTTCCACGTCTCAAATTTGCACACAGTGAAGAAATCCGAAGAGTTGCTGCTTCAGGTATTTATTACACTTTAATGTTTCTTGACAAAGAAAGCTGAATTCTCCAAGTTAAAACTAATGCTCAGAAGAGATTACAGATTCTCTGATAGCTTGCACAGGAGCATACTCTCTCTTCAACATCGCACAAAATTTTAAGCATCTGAAACAAGACACATGTAGCGTTCTAGTCAGATTGCCTAGGGCTTCTCTCAGAATCAAAACAGTTTTGCCTTTGAACTTGACCTAAAACCTGAGCCTGTTATTAGAATTTTCAGCTATCCTAGACCTTGTTTAGCACCATTtatctcattttcatttttccatGTAAGCTTTTTATTTATCAGGAATGCTCCTGCATCACTGACAAACACAGTTTAATTTTTGGATCTTTGACACTAGCCATGCCAGTGCTATTAAAATCATCTAAAGTAGCAACACAAGAAGGGTATCTTGAGTGGTCTGCTGACGAATCTCCTTTTAAGAAGTTATACTCTTATGTGGTAACGGCTCTGGTTAAAGCTCTAAGTAAGGTAATTTCTACTTGGAAATgaactttttttctcctttgggttcaaagaaaaaacatttaattaagcTAAGCTACTGTAATTCCTAACTGCTATTGGTATGTAGGAATCATTGCTTGAGATTACGGCAGTAATTTTGGACTCTTTGGATGAATGCATGAAGGTCTGTCTCGCTTTGGACAAATCTTTACTGCTTATATCTGTTTAAGATCCTACTCAAAATGAACATGAAcctctttttattctttatcaatattttgttttcctctATATATGTAACTGTCCAAGGTACTGATTCTGCTAATCGAATTCATGTGTCACAGCAAAATGCTATATATTATGAAACTACCAACATGCATGCTCTTTTATCTTTCAGATGTCTGAACATGTACTAGATGAAGACCAGACTGACCTGTTCTTAAAAGCGATAATGAATGTTCTGCAAAAGATTTCATCTCTTTCAAGAAGCAAAGTTGGGGCTATTGAAGGAATAAATCAGACATTACCAGATGAGGAAAATGGGGAAGAACAGAAAGTTTATGACAAAGTTTGCAGTTTTTGTTATCTTTAATTGGAGATGCCTTGCCacttatttcaaatttaattatttgtagaTGATCCTTGAAATGAGTTCTGTTGCTTGCCTTCTGTTCATTTCAATGCAGGCAGCTGCTTGTTTGACCACTTTCATCATAACACACAAGAACTCTTTCTCACCATTCATCGGCAAGCTTGCGCCATGCATAGAACTTATGTGGGTGAGTTTAAACATCCTTTTCTGCTCACATTCTGTGATTCCATGGTCATGATACCACAACCTTATAATTTCCAAACAATGTTAAGTGATCCATAAAACTGTTGCATGATGGCTGCTGCTGGGCTACCCTGATGACTTTCCAATTCCCATCAAATTGTTTTCATTTCCCACTGGTTCGTTGCCTTCAGGTAAAGGATAGAATAGTCGAAGAGCGAAGAATTGCCTTGCATGTATTTTGTGATGTTGCGAAGCAATTCCAAGAAGAAGCATTTAGGTAGaccacttctttttttattgattgagcATGCTTTTATAATGTGCTTAATGCAATCTGATAAAACAGGCGGTGCAAGATTAGTCTTCTATTTCTGTTTAAAGCATGCAAGGATGAGAACCCCGAAGTTCAAGAGGTTTATCTCCCACTCATACCTGTGATGTTGGAACACTTCTATGGTGCATTTCTGATTCAGAAGACTATTTTTTCAGGTAGCTGCGCAGGCAATTGGTACAGCGGCAGAGTTTGGTGGGTCTGTATTCAAGTCTTTTCTTAAAGGTTGCTTGCTATTCTGCTTTCTGCAACATGAGCTCGTCCTGTGCAGTCAGTTTCTGCAATAAACCACGTAGTTTTTCTTTTGCAGGGGCTGTTTCTGCTTTGAATGCGGTTATGGGGCATCCTAACGCATTGCAGATGGAATATGTAATGGCCCATGATACTGCTGTTTCTGCTCTAGGAAAAATTTTGCAGTTCCATCGTGAAAAACTCAAAGCGGAAAAGGTATATTTGCTTTTTCTTGTTTCCAGATTAACGTCAAAGGGACCTTTTGTGTTCCACCAAATGCGTGCACGTTTCAGCTTGTATTTCCTTTTAGACTTACCTTTCCGACTGATGTTCGACTGGAGAGTATGTTAGGCAGTAAAACAGTGGCAGAAGCAAAGCTAGGAATTAATTTGCCTTTTAGAAAGCATATTATGGCCATTCTATGAAGTTGCCTTCTCTATTTAATAGGTTTTGAGGATATGGTTAGGCCATTTGCCACTGAAAAATAATCTAGAGGAGGCCAAAGTTGTTCATCGGCAGCTATGTTCATTGGTTGAAGTGTAAGCCAAATTTTCATCACATGGTTGAAGTATAACTAGAACCATTCGATTCCATTTTCCACTGATTTTCCTTGCCCTggttattttcttgtttcattcCAGGTCAGATGGGGAACTTCTAGGCACCCAAAAGGCTTATCTTTCCGAAATTGTTGCTGTTTACGCCGAGGTTCATTCCATTGTTTGTTTAATTCGGCAAACTGCTTAATTTTCTATGAATTTTACTTATAATAGaacaatcctttttctttttcgaaaGATCCTGTGGGCAGGCAAGAAGTTAGCTACTGAGGAAACTGTAAACCAAATGATCAAGCAATTGAAACTTCACAGTAGAAGGTCAGCCCCTTCTACCTGGAGATCCATCATGCTCTCCCTGGAACCCCATCTGCAGAAGAAGTTGGAATCCATATTGTCATCCTAGATTTCTATGTACAATGGGCAATGTTGTCTGTCCCTCTTTAAAACGTTTGTGCTAATCAACAAGTTTGCTCATTGCTGCATGTATATGAACTATTCTTATGTGCATTCATCCTGTCACCCCTAACAGTTCCTGGAATACATAAATCGAAGGAATGAATCGCTCATTCAATCACTTGTTGGAGAGAatgaacaaatacaaaaaagaaaaaaacgtgTGTGTTTAGTTGGAGagacaaacataaaacaaattagtAAACAAGATGGTTTTTAAGTGAATAAAAAGGATAGGAAAACATGGTGAATAAAAAGGATAGGAAAACATGTCCTTTCTGTCTTgattatcttcattttttctgTTCCGATACAGTAATCAAATGCTATCATATACTCATTCTGATATTGAACATCTGCCAGAAAGAAAAGATGTGTTAGATCCCAGATGAGGAAGGTAACTgattatatatacatatcttTGTACGGGATCAACTTGTATGTATGTTCTACCACCACCAAACTAAATAGCATCAAATTTGATGATCACTCCAAAATCATTCATTTCCCAGTTTGTTCAATATCAAAACCTATGTATCCTTTAACATAGTGACTAGATGGTATAATTGAATCAACTTTGGTatacttttcttgttttaaaaatggAAAGCGGAGTAGGCTGTTGCAAATTCCTGGCAAGTCACATTGCTCAAAATTTACAACACTCTTTCAACAATGGCCTAGCCAATAGATATACagagaagaaaatataaattttctaatatgACCACCTCACTAACGCAAATGCCAAAATCAGCGATTGTCCAAGAAGTAAagccaaaatcatttttttcacttgaatgtttcttttgcttttgtttccAATTTCAGATCCGATGTGGAGCTTCTAGGCCCAAACAAGGCTAATTTTTGCAGAGTCGTTGGTGTTTATGCCGAGGTACATCCTCCTCCTTTACTGTGAAGTTACAATTGCTTTCATAGTCCATTTTAGAATCTGTATAAACTATTCATAATACCTATTTTCTGTGAATTTTACTTTACATGGGAGATCTTCATATCTTCCAGATCCTGTGGACGGGTAAGAAGTTACTATAAACCAAATGAAGCACTGTCTCAGAGTGGAAGGATCTAACAACGCAATGCTGTTCGTGACTTTGGTGCAGATCACAAGAGGATCTGGATTCCCCAAGCCAACAGCAACTCTTGGAGGCAAGCAGATTAAATCCTCACGGCAAATTGGAGAGATTTCAACCGAGAAAGTATATTTGTAATTGTAGCTGTTGCTCTTAGTATCATAGGAAACAAGTTGCTTGTCATTGCGACTCCTTACTGGAGCTACTTTACCCACAAACTCAACAAATTTAACACCATGGCTACGAtttccaaagaaaaaatcaataccaTGATCCATTTGCTTGATTTTAATAGCACGGACAGCAGCATCATGCTTCAAAATCAGCTGCCCGAAGTAAAAGAAAGTTCTTCTATGAGCGACATGCTGCCAGAGCTGGACAGCAGCAACCCATTGATCAGGATTGGCATGAAACTCTTGTGCAAGAATCACACGTGTTCCTGCTGAACATACTAAACAACATATTCTTGTTCAAGTATTGCACCATTAAGGACCTCCTTCTGAACTCTCACCCGGAGCTTGATCTGAGGTTCAGTCCAAATAAATTCCGCATTTACCAAATTAACCCCTTCCGACTTCAACTTCAACTTCTTCAGACAAAATGCCATCAACTCCCTTGATTCTAATTGAGCCCTAATCCGCGTAGTTGGTGGATCCAAGCAGGTATCACACTCGGGGCAATGTACAAGGATCACATGCTTCTTTAACCTTCAGTAATGTCAACTTCCGAGCGCAAACACTTAACACGCATATTAGCAGCATTTGGTTGCATCAGAATACCACATTTGCAACACAAAACACTTCCAATTGTCTGATGAACCATAAACATGCCTGCTTCTTCGGCCATATCTGGCAAATAAcacaaagaataagaaaaacaacaatagTATGCATTATTTATCATAACTGTCTTAATTGATTTCCACCAAATTACTCTGGATTAATATTCTACATTGTTTAAAAAACTCGAGTTTGTTTGAATTAATATCCTACATGGTTTAAAAAGAAACCCAACTTAAACTAGATTCTAGATCAATAAATCACCAAATCGAGTTTAATAgcattgattgatttatattaatttttaattattttcttaatttaataatttaactagtagttatgtttttttttttttttttttttttgattatcgtgggtgtccgggccagcttgcgcgcacctcgactaatcccacgggtcctgaagttaacgaccatgtaagcctccagtggccatcatatgagcagccatagggtttgaacctgagacctaagagggagcaaaccccttagtcccaagctcttaccactaggccaccacctagatggttactAGTAGTTATGTTGTTTGTTCATAGTTGAGGGATGAGGGGGTAAAATTTGATAGT encodes:
- the LOC133670506 gene encoding uncharacterized protein LOC133670506, encoding MRSQLLQAWARLGKCLGHEFKPYMSVAIPRLLKSAKIGSYVIIPENPDDVEESDGSIRALILGDRKIWIKTKVLEEKLTACKGLYLLADELKEGLSVWIEKVARTLVPRLKFAHSEEIRRVAASAMPVLLKSSKVATQEGYLEWSADESPFKKLYSYVVTALVKALSKESLLEITAVILDSLDECMKMSEHVLDEDQTDLFLKAIMNVLQKISSLSRSKVGAIEGINQTLPDEENGEEQKVYDKAAACLTTFIITHKNSFSPFIGKLAPCIELMWVKDRIVEERRIALHVFCDVAKQFQEEAFRRCKISLLFLFKACKDENPEVQEVAAQAIGTAAEFGGSVFKSFLKGAVSALNAVMGHPNALQMEYVMAHDTAVSALGKILQFHREKLKAEKVLRIWLGHLPLKNNLEEAKVVHRQLCSLVEVSDGELLGTQKAYLSEIVAVYAEILWAGKKLATEETVNQMIKQLKLHSRRSAPSTWRSIMLSLEPHLQKKLESILSS
- the LOC133670846 gene encoding importin subunit beta-3-like, which encodes MVSTTSSSPPPRRVSARPPSRSLLPLRFKAKLLPGRGNPSKSRNWSRPSPSRLGPSSLSSQESPLPLVSPLSRSSPYSTRDYLRSKAIQILESPDALPLTFFLNELNFSENSIDLMNARKLLNYLKKNYLTSFCLCLVSYLKFCAIEFVNCKECAFDVLCQILTENEHGLWQKTSFMNKELKSALLDCLNTESSIKILHKILDFVVTIATKEVRLGNEWPELLEFVYVSIGSGSDSDSDFEEKLKCAISLLYKLIPQCAVEDLVISIDSFYDSLMDIFDSEEMSLEVQVQAALASNRFLCYWTNRSDHDRYSTVLLVKIVLTISTLIEHRSDKDIQAVVNELTVLVKEKPWSLSSQFDYLVLSVLRIVDGVELQDRTKIIALEFVVALSEKRVEGRRMLRRSQYIIPKLLEKILFLLANLEDDPESGTAETDIQNLPVVRCLARIAAALGGEVLVNNFPKLFAIHFGAEDWQSRHAAVLFLGIVAEKCSKPKELKHGWNQMAGRIILSVKEDIHPHVRWAALYTIKQFSKHLKPEFQDKYHEKVMPALTKAMDDFNNPRVQVQAYLALFDFTWNCSSSTLKPHLKEIVNKLLKQLQKVNHTVQGETLKVLSAVAHSSQDHFAEYYSSVMPYLKVIMTTANEELDHNHLADSVECITMVWLAVGKDKIRSDIEMLEWPNDL